In Saccharomonospora marina XMU15, one genomic interval encodes:
- a CDS encoding acetyl/propionyl/methylcrotonyl-CoA carboxylase subunit alpha, producing the protein MPEPASVTKVLVANRGEIAVRVIRAAKDAGLASVAVYADPDRDAPHVRMADEAFALGGTTAAESYLVFDKLLDAAKRSGADAVHPGYGFLSENADFAQAVIDAGLTWIGPSPQAIRDLGDKVTARHIGLKAGAPLVPGTKDPVAGADEVVAFAEEHGLPVAIKAAFGGGGRGLKVARSMEEIPELFDSATREAVAAFGRGECFVERYLDRPRHVEAQVLADKHGNVVVVGTRDCSLQRRHQKLVEEAPAPFLTAEQREIIHSSAKAICKEAGYYGAGTVEYLVGVDGTISFLEVNTRLQVEHPVSEETTGIDLVREQFRIAEGGTLPFTEDPEPRGHSIEFRINGEDAGRNFLPAPGTVTRLVFPEGPGVRVDSGVETGSVIGGQFDSMLAKVIVTGADRTQAIERARRALDEMVAEGLATVLPFHRAVLRDEAFVGDGTGFSVHTRWIETEFDNTIEPFTGAAEAEAEAAPRHNVVVEVAGRRLEVSLPGDLALGGGGTAAAGKAKPRKRGSGAKAAVSGDAVTAPMQGTIVKLAVTDGQQVEAGELIVVLEAMKMENPVTAHKSGTVTGLSVEVGSAVSQGAVLAEIKD; encoded by the coding sequence GTGCCCGAACCAGCGAGCGTCACGAAGGTGCTCGTCGCCAACCGCGGTGAGATCGCCGTCAGGGTGATCAGAGCGGCCAAGGACGCGGGGCTGGCCAGCGTGGCCGTGTACGCCGACCCCGACAGGGACGCACCACACGTTCGCATGGCCGACGAGGCCTTCGCGCTGGGCGGTACCACGGCGGCCGAGAGCTACCTGGTGTTCGACAAACTGCTCGACGCCGCGAAGCGGTCCGGCGCCGACGCCGTGCACCCCGGCTACGGCTTCCTCTCCGAGAACGCCGACTTCGCGCAGGCGGTGATTGACGCGGGACTCACCTGGATCGGACCGAGCCCGCAAGCCATCCGCGACCTGGGGGACAAGGTCACCGCGCGGCACATCGGGTTGAAGGCGGGCGCGCCGCTCGTGCCTGGCACGAAGGACCCGGTGGCGGGCGCCGACGAGGTGGTCGCGTTCGCCGAGGAGCACGGCCTGCCCGTGGCCATCAAGGCCGCGTTCGGTGGCGGTGGCCGGGGCCTGAAGGTCGCCCGCAGCATGGAGGAGATCCCCGAGCTGTTCGATTCGGCCACCCGCGAGGCCGTGGCCGCGTTCGGCCGTGGCGAATGCTTCGTCGAGCGCTACCTGGATCGGCCCCGCCACGTCGAGGCGCAGGTGCTCGCGGACAAGCACGGCAACGTGGTTGTCGTGGGCACCAGGGACTGCTCGCTGCAACGCCGCCATCAGAAACTGGTCGAGGAGGCACCCGCCCCGTTCCTCACCGCCGAACAGCGCGAGATCATCCACTCCTCGGCGAAGGCCATCTGCAAGGAAGCCGGCTACTACGGCGCAGGCACGGTCGAGTACCTGGTCGGTGTCGACGGCACGATCTCCTTCCTCGAGGTGAACACCCGCCTCCAGGTCGAGCACCCGGTCTCGGAGGAGACCACCGGCATCGACCTCGTGCGTGAGCAGTTCCGGATCGCAGAGGGCGGCACGCTGCCGTTCACCGAGGACCCCGAGCCGCGTGGTCACTCGATCGAGTTCCGCATCAACGGCGAGGACGCGGGCCGCAACTTCCTGCCCGCACCGGGGACGGTCACCCGCCTGGTCTTCCCCGAAGGGCCTGGCGTGCGTGTCGACTCCGGGGTGGAGACCGGCAGCGTGATCGGCGGGCAGTTCGACTCCATGCTCGCCAAGGTGATCGTCACCGGGGCCGACCGCACCCAGGCCATCGAGCGCGCCCGCCGTGCGCTGGACGAGATGGTCGCTGAGGGCTTGGCGACCGTCCTGCCGTTCCACCGGGCGGTTCTGCGCGACGAGGCTTTCGTCGGCGACGGCACCGGCTTCTCGGTGCACACCCGCTGGATCGAGACCGAGTTCGACAACACCATCGAACCGTTCACCGGCGCAGCGGAAGCCGAAGCGGAAGCCGCACCGCGCCACAACGTCGTGGTGGAGGTGGCAGGCCGCAGGCTGGAGGTGTCCCTGCCCGGCGACCTGGCGCTCGGCGGTGGCGGCACCGCAGCGGCGGGCAAGGCCAAACCGCGAAAGCGTGGCAGCGGCGCGAAGGCGGCCGTCAGTGGGGACGCGGTCACCGCCCCCATGCAGGGCACGATCGTCAAGCTGGCGGTCACCGACGGTCAGCAGGTCGAGGCGGGCGAACTGATCGTGGTGCTGGAAGCCATGAAGATGGAGAACCCGGTCACCGCGCACAAGTCGGGCACGGTCACCGGACTGTCCGTCGAGGTCGGCTCCGCCGTCAGCCAGGGCGCCGTGCTGGCCGAGATCAAGGACTGA
- a CDS encoding DUF1707 SHOCT-like domain-containing protein yields MAVDRPEYRLSDAERQEALDALSEHVRSGRLDLVEFEQRSGQVSAAKLRGELEPIFSDLPEPRPSVLRTVRTLGQPQQRGNPPQPWQQRVAASAVPIAAIVALVLFFTVARGMVFVFLLPAVVALLAGSLASNRRRGP; encoded by the coding sequence GTGGCCGTCGATCGACCGGAGTACCGGCTCAGTGACGCTGAGCGGCAAGAAGCGTTGGACGCGCTTTCCGAGCACGTCCGCAGCGGGCGGCTGGACCTGGTCGAGTTCGAGCAGCGGTCGGGCCAGGTGAGTGCAGCCAAGCTGCGCGGGGAGTTGGAGCCCATCTTCTCCGACCTGCCGGAGCCGCGGCCGAGTGTGCTTCGCACCGTTCGCACGCTGGGGCAACCGCAGCAGCGAGGCAACCCGCCGCAGCCCTGGCAGCAGCGGGTAGCGGCGAGCGCCGTCCCGATCGCGGCCATCGTGGCCCTCGTGCTGTTCTTCACCGTCGCGAGGGGCATGGTGTTCGTGTTCCTGTTACCTGCCGTGGTCGCGCTGCTGGCAGGGTCTTTGGCCTCCAACCGGCGTCGAGGGCCATAA
- a CDS encoding GNAT family N-acetyltransferase yields the protein MEPVEINAGTYYLRSLRADELLDDRPRLLAAFADPVHRRFVPHYVVSTVEAATAYVEGRAREWIRDERCSWAVAEPTTGELLGEVGLKRLDLDAGTAEAAVWVHPAERGRGIAATALAAALRFGFGALGLRHVDYRHDAANHPSEAVARKCGFTLVDAAGSEQRWRLASDGDA from the coding sequence GTGGAGCCGGTCGAGATCAATGCGGGGACCTACTACCTGCGCAGTCTGCGAGCGGACGAACTGCTGGACGATCGGCCACGGCTGCTTGCCGCCTTCGCCGACCCGGTTCACCGTCGATTCGTCCCTCACTACGTCGTCAGCACGGTCGAGGCGGCCACCGCCTACGTCGAGGGCCGCGCGCGCGAGTGGATACGCGACGAGCGCTGTTCCTGGGCCGTCGCCGAGCCCACCACCGGCGAACTACTCGGTGAGGTGGGACTGAAGCGGCTGGACCTCGACGCGGGCACAGCGGAGGCGGCAGTGTGGGTGCACCCTGCCGAACGCGGACGAGGCATCGCCGCCACCGCGCTGGCCGCGGCGTTGCGGTTCGGGTTCGGAGCGCTCGGTCTTCGCCACGTCGACTACCGCCACGATGCCGCCAATCACCCATCGGAAGCGGTCGCGAGGAAGTGCGGCTTCACACTCGTCGACGCTGCGGGCTCCGAACAGCGCTGGCGGCTGGCCTCGGACGGCGACGCGTGA
- a CDS encoding acyl-CoA carboxylase subunit epsilon: MSEQPERSGPLLRVVRGNPDDAEVAALTAVIAAAAASGEQEAKPARRSLWADPAARLRTPLRPGHGAWRASGLLR; this comes from the coding sequence ATGTCTGAACAACCGGAGCGTTCCGGGCCACTGCTGCGCGTCGTGCGCGGCAATCCCGACGACGCGGAGGTGGCCGCGCTCACCGCTGTCATCGCCGCCGCGGCCGCCTCGGGTGAGCAGGAGGCCAAGCCCGCACGCCGCTCGCTGTGGGCAGACCCCGCGGCGCGGCTGCGCACGCCGCTGCGGCCTGGGCACGGCGCCTGGCGTGCCTCCGGGCTGCTTCGCTGA
- a CDS encoding Maf family protein — protein sequence MRFVLASASPARLAVLRAAGIEPSVIVSGVDEETVASRLPDPSPSELVTALAMAKAEAVARSCDIATITHGPQAPEDEGAEDAEDAVVVGCDSMLAIGGEVVGKPATVEVARARWAAMAGGTGELLTGHAVVRVSGGEPVAVASATRSTTVRFASPTEAELDAYLRTGEPLAVAGAFTLDGLGGWFVEGVDGDPSSVIGISLPLTRRLLAEVGVSVVDLWRGGQE from the coding sequence GTGCGTTTCGTACTGGCCTCGGCCTCCCCTGCTCGCCTCGCGGTGCTGCGCGCGGCGGGCATCGAACCGAGTGTGATCGTTTCCGGCGTCGACGAGGAGACCGTCGCCTCCCGCCTACCCGACCCTTCACCGTCCGAACTGGTCACCGCGCTCGCCATGGCGAAGGCCGAAGCCGTGGCGCGCTCCTGCGACATCGCGACCATCACGCACGGGCCGCAGGCGCCGGAGGACGAGGGTGCCGAGGACGCCGAGGACGCCGTCGTGGTCGGCTGCGACTCGATGCTCGCGATCGGCGGCGAGGTGGTGGGCAAGCCCGCGACCGTTGAGGTGGCCCGCGCACGCTGGGCGGCCATGGCAGGCGGCACCGGGGAGTTGCTCACCGGGCACGCAGTGGTGCGGGTCAGCGGCGGGGAGCCCGTCGCCGTCGCGAGCGCGACCCGGTCGACGACCGTGCGGTTCGCCTCCCCCACCGAGGCGGAACTCGACGCCTACCTGCGGACGGGTGAGCCGCTGGCCGTCGCGGGTGCGTTCACTCTCGACGGCCTGGGCGGCTGGTTCGTCGAAGGTGTCGACGGCGACCCCTCCAGCGTGATCGGGATCAGCCTGCCGCTGACGAGGCGCCTCCTCGCGGAGGTGGGGGTGAGCGTCGTGGACCTGTGGCGAGGTGGCCAGGAGTGA
- a CDS encoding acyl-CoA carboxylase subunit beta, translating to MSSATEPIGTPPAEEPDIHTTAGKLADLYLRYDEAVHAGSARAVERQHARGKKTARERIDLLLDPGSFVELDALARHRSTNFGQDANRPYGDGVVTGYGTVDGRPVCVFSQDVTVFGGSLGEVYGEKIVKVMDLAIKTGRPIIGINEGGGARIQEGVVSLGLYGEIFRRNTQASGVVPQISLIMGANAGGHVYSPALTDFVVMVDQTSQMFITGPDVIKTVTGEEVTFEDLGGGRTHNTKSGNAHYLAGDEEDAISYVKELLSFLPANNLCEPPVFDSPEPTGESIPDDVTETDLELDTLVPDSPNQPYDMHEVIKRVVDEGEFLEVHELFAPNVLVGFGRVDGHSVGIVANQPTQFAGCLDIDASEKAARFVRTCDAFNVPVLTFVDVPGFLPGTDQEWNGIIRRGAKLIYAYAEATVPLVTVITRKAYGGAYDVMGSKHLGADVNVAWPTAQIAVMGAQGAANIVHRKTIANAAEAGEDVEQLRARLIQEYEDTLCNPYVAAERGYVDGVIPPSHTRGYVTRALRMLADKRETLPPKKHGNIPL from the coding sequence ATGAGCAGCGCGACGGAGCCGATCGGCACGCCCCCCGCAGAAGAGCCGGACATCCACACCACGGCCGGTAAGCTCGCCGACCTCTACCTGCGCTACGACGAGGCGGTGCACGCCGGGTCGGCGCGCGCGGTGGAGCGCCAGCACGCCAGGGGCAAGAAGACCGCACGTGAGCGCATCGACCTGCTGCTCGACCCCGGTTCCTTCGTCGAACTCGACGCGCTGGCCAGGCACCGATCCACCAACTTCGGGCAGGACGCCAACCGTCCCTACGGCGACGGTGTGGTCACCGGGTACGGCACCGTCGACGGCAGGCCGGTGTGCGTGTTCAGCCAGGACGTCACCGTGTTCGGCGGCTCACTCGGCGAGGTGTACGGCGAGAAGATCGTCAAGGTGATGGACCTGGCGATCAAGACGGGCAGGCCGATCATCGGCATCAACGAGGGCGGCGGCGCGCGCATCCAGGAAGGTGTCGTCTCGCTCGGCCTGTACGGCGAGATCTTCCGCCGCAACACCCAGGCCTCCGGTGTCGTCCCGCAGATCTCGCTCATCATGGGCGCCAACGCGGGAGGGCACGTGTACTCACCCGCGCTCACCGACTTCGTGGTGATGGTGGACCAGACCTCCCAGATGTTCATCACCGGACCCGACGTCATCAAGACGGTGACGGGCGAGGAGGTGACCTTCGAGGACCTCGGTGGTGGCCGCACCCACAACACCAAGTCCGGCAACGCGCACTACCTCGCGGGCGACGAGGAGGACGCCATCTCCTACGTCAAGGAGTTGCTTTCCTTCCTGCCCGCCAACAATCTCTGCGAACCGCCGGTGTTCGACTCTCCCGAGCCGACGGGCGAGTCCATCCCGGACGATGTCACCGAGACCGACCTGGAACTGGACACGCTGGTCCCCGACTCGCCGAACCAGCCCTACGACATGCACGAGGTGATCAAGCGGGTCGTGGACGAGGGCGAGTTCCTCGAGGTGCACGAACTGTTCGCGCCCAACGTGCTGGTCGGGTTCGGCCGCGTCGACGGCCACAGCGTCGGCATCGTGGCCAACCAACCGACCCAGTTCGCAGGCTGCCTCGACATCGACGCCTCGGAGAAGGCCGCCCGGTTCGTGCGTACCTGCGACGCGTTCAACGTGCCCGTGCTGACCTTCGTGGACGTTCCGGGCTTCCTGCCCGGCACCGACCAGGAGTGGAACGGCATCATCCGGCGTGGCGCGAAGCTGATCTACGCCTACGCGGAGGCGACGGTACCGCTGGTCACCGTCATCACACGCAAGGCCTACGGCGGCGCCTACGACGTGATGGGTTCCAAGCATCTCGGCGCGGACGTCAACGTCGCGTGGCCGACCGCCCAGATCGCCGTGATGGGCGCTCAGGGTGCCGCCAACATCGTGCACCGCAAGACCATCGCCAACGCGGCCGAAGCGGGCGAGGACGTGGAGCAACTGCGGGCCCGGCTGATCCAGGAGTACGAGGACACGCTGTGCAATCCCTACGTCGCCGCGGAGCGGGGCTATGTCGACGGCGTGATCCCGCCCTCGCACACCCGTGGCTACGTGACCAGGGCGCTGCGGATGCTCGCGGACAAGCGCGAGACGCTGCCGCCGAAGAAGCACGGCAACATCCCCCTGTGA